The genomic region AGTCCTTAGCAGCACCGCTGGTGTTCGCGTGAGCCCGTTGCAACTCGGCGCCATGTCTATCGGAGAGGCATGGAGCTCCTTCATGGGCAGCATGAACAAGGAGAACTCTTTCAAGCTTCTTGACGCCTTCGAGGAGGCCGGAGGGAACTTCATCGTAAGTTTGACACCATAAAGTAAGACGGCGCAACGATGGATTGACATCTCTCTTCAGGACACGGCGAACAACTACCAGAACGAGGAGTCCGAGGAGTGGTTGGGCGAGTGGATGGAGAAGAAGCAGAACCGTGACTACATGGTCATCGCAACCAAGTTCACCACGAACTATGTGATGGGAAAGGTTGGCAAGGGAAAGAGTGTCAACCAATGTGGCAACCACAAGAAGTCACTTCATGTCTCCCTGCGCGACTCGCTCAAGAAGCTTCGCACTGAGTACCTCGACATCCTCTACGTCCACTGGTGGGACTGGACCACCTCGATCGAAGAGATGATGGACTCGCTCGATGCCGTCGTCAAGAGTGGCAAGGTGCTCTACCTCGGCATCAGCGACACTCCAGCATACATCGTGAGTGCTGCCAACGCTTACGCAAAGGCACACGGCAAGACACAATTCTCCATCTACCAAGGTCGATGGAACATCATGATTCGGGATATGGAGCGCGAGGTCATTCCGATGGCTCGACACTGGGGCATGGTAAGTCCTCTATCTCGCCAAATAATGTGACTTGCAGACTGACTGATCCCGTCGGACAGGCAATCGCTCCTTGGTAAGCTATCTAGAGTGAACCTATCGCACCGCGAGACACACTGAACGTGTATCGCGCGGTGGCGTGTCGGCTGCTCGCACCCCTCAGTCCTTGTAGAGAAACGCTAACATAGCACAGGGATGCTATCGGCGGCGGAAAGTTCCAGACCAAGAAGCAGCTCGAGGAGCGCAAGAAGAACGGCGAAGGTCTCCGCAGCATGTTTGGCTCAGAGCAGACCGAGGAGCAGGTGAAGATCTCGGAAGCGCTGGAGAAAGTCGCCAACGAGCACGGCATCGAATCACCCACAGCAATCGCTCTCGCCTACGTCATGTCCAAGGCACCAAACGTCTTCCCTATCGTCGGTGGCAGGAAGGTTGAGCATCTGCAGGGCAACATCAAGAGCTTGGAGATCAAACTCTCACAGAAGCAGATCGATTATCTGGAGAGTATCATTCCTTTCGAGCCAGGTTTCCCGAACAACTTCATCGGCGAAGATCCTCACATAACGGGGCAGGCCTCAGGACTGCTTGCTGCTGTGGCGCCGATGGCTTGGGTGCAGTCCGGGAAGCCAATCGGACATGAGTAGAGAAGTTTCGATGGACAGCATCACTTACGACAGTGGAATGCCGATGCTCAGTAGATCAACAAGGACAGCCAAGCTTGAGATGAACTTGGTGCACATTGAGGCGTAGAACGAATTCTATATGATAAGCACAGCAGACTACGACGGCACGCCCTCGTAATCCCAGCCATTGTCACCGCGACGATTTCGTCGTTTCGACTGTTGTCTATTGCCAGCGCCTTTGACCAGTATTGTCAAAATCGCAAGCACGAAAACTATGATGCCACCAACCACTGGAACCACCACTTCTCGCGTGTCAGTGTCGTGCGGCTTGTCATAGGGACATGTGGAATTTTGTCCAATAACCCAGCAAGCTGAGATGTCAAGGTTATTGAAGTCGAGCCACAAAAGCGGACCGGGATCATCGTCATGGTCTGTCTGCCACTTGCGCCATTCAGACAGCAGATACGTACTCTCGAGTGAAGTCCGCGGCACGTCAAAGGTCGACTCATCATCGCACGCGCGATCGATGCGGTCGTAGGGTGCGTCTGCGTCGGATATGCGCCAGGAGTACGGCTCGTTGCCGCGTCGACACGCTCCGTAACGCGACTGACCACAGTCTGACGCTTGCCAGTATCCCGATGTGCTGTTCAAGGCCGCACAGCGGTAATCCCGAAGGTCGTCCGTAGAAGACGCATTGAGAGGTTGACCAGGTGCCCACGACCATACTGTACTTTGCACGAACTGTGCATATGGTCGAAAGTCCTCATTCGCAGTGGTGTTGTTCAGTGTGCCATTCAATATCGGGGAGATGCCGCAGTATGTGAGGTTCCTTGCCTGCGCCAAAATGCTATTGAGCGCGTCACTGGTTGGTGTGCTGGAGTTACCAAGCGATGATATGGCCCATGATGAGTTGACGTTCGACAATGAAGATTCGTCTGGGTTGAAGAAGCAGCCACTAGTTATGTTGCCAGCACTGGAAGCTGCCACCTCCCGTTCCACCTCTAGGTTATCTCGAGCGAAGATGTACGATGCGTCGCCGGAGAAGTTGTAGTTCAACATTTGCGGGTCGACAGTTCCGAAGCCCACTAGAAGTCGCTTCGCCGAGAGCAGTTCCATGTAGCTCTCGCTGGGCCAGCCATTGGGAGTCGACCGCGTTCCATCATCCCTTTCAACGTCGAAGAAGGCAGCGTCGGGCTGTTGAGACTCGTCAAAGGTGAACCAACCTCTGCTGCGATTGAGATTTGACCTTTGACTACTGAGGTCGTCTGGAGTGTAGAGATACGCCGAAGCATTACGAGCCAACACCGAGCTTAAGAGAGACAAGTCTTGTGGCAGATCATCTTCACTGGGTTCTTGAGCAGGGCCTTCCGGATCTGACGCCGATGCAGCTGCATGCAGATTGAGCGTCAAAGCTACGGTAGTCGCATTCAGATCGGTTTCTGTAGCGATAAGATGTGCTGACAAGACCCGAATCAGGAGCGCCAGGTCTGTTTCCAAAGTGCAGGCGTATGATCCGATTTGAAAAAGCGTATCGTCGCTCTCGTCTGTAGGTGCAGCAACAGGCGCCTGGATCCCAGTCGCTGCAGACGTCGGACCTGCTGTGATGGTGGACGTGGTCGATAAGCTGGCTGTAGACTGAGACGTGCCGCTCGAACTTGGCACTGACGATACAGCAGTACTATCCTGTCTCACAAGATGGCGATTGCTCACGCTCAGCAGCTCTGTACCTAGCTGGGTTGCGGTCTGCAACGGTGTTACTGCGACACTAGCCGAAGTGGTGAGCTGTACACCTGGACCGCCAAGCTCGACCGGACAGAGACTCCATAGACTTCTGCTGCTGTCCCAGAAcacgtcgacttctactCTGCGGAAGCCCATGGCCAGCAGATTCGAGAAGCATTGTGCCGCGGCGACATGGTCGTACCTTCCTTTCCCGAAGCAAGCGGCAGACAGGACAACGCCTGGATGTGTGACATAATTCACCGGGATGCGCAACGACAGATCTCGCTGAGACTAGACGATGGAGTCAGTTGACGAGGGACATGCCGAGTCATCAGGAGTGCTTCAGACCAGGAAAGATACATATCGATCGGATTGCTGTGCGATGCTGCCAGGTGCCGGATCGTAAGACATGTAACGGCGGGCAAACGTGCAGTGATGTGCTACATGTATCGTGGAGTCCTGATGTTCATGATgcaagggcaagggcaagggcGAGATGGAAGAGGTCAATGCAGGTTGTGTAAGCAGATGGTATTGATAACTTCAACCACGACTGCGAAGAGTCGTCAAGAGCGCGGCGCCTGCCGGGACGGCACGACGGGTCACGGGAGTACCTAGGTATGGACTTAGAACAGAGCTGCGTTTCATTGAGCACGCCGGGATGGAAGATACGACGGGCATTGTGAACAGCCTGGAGGCCGCAAATCGCAAGTGGACTCTTCCTTCCACACAGACATTCTCCGCCAATGCGCATTGCAGCCCTTCCTTGCTATACCACCCATCTATTCCGGTCGACCACGCCTTTTGCAGAGCCCGCGACTCTGGAGTGGCGGGCGCATGGCCGCCATTCCCAGCTGAAACTCTGTGAGCTGCAAAATGGTCCACTTCCTGCCTCTCGTCACACACTACTGTGCTATTGCCCCGCCAGCTAGAAGCCATTGCATTGATGCTATTTCCACTGGTCGGCGTGTCAGTGTTGCTGCTGCTGACATGAAGCCAGTGCAAGCGAACAGTCGATATACGCCCCCACATCGACCATCGAAAAGCCTTGGGCGTGTGATCATCACATGATGAGAGTCTAACAGATCTGGCGGCTTCGCCAGACGTCGTCACTGGTCGTCTGTTTTCTCCCGTTCGGCCTTCGCCGGTAGCCGTTCTGGGACGTTGGACGCCACAGCGATCCTGATCTATCGTTCCCATCACGTCAGCCGCACATCTGCGCCCGCCAGATCTGGCTGTGCAATTTCCCCGACTCTGGAAAAGGGGCACAGCAGAGCGGATTCGGCAGAAACGCTAACCCCTCAACGGCGGTGCTGGATGAACCAGACATCTCTCCTGAGCTACCGGCGTCGAACGTTTGAAGGCAGTGGACCAAGAAACGGCACGGCTTGTTAGAAGCACTGTGCAGCACGAGCGCACAACGTCGTTGCAGAACGTGAAGCTGCTAAAATGTCTTAAACCACAACTTTAAGGTTAGTCACAGAGAAACGCCGTCTGCTAATAGCAACGAACCAACGAGCAATTTCCGCCATGACTCTGGGTGACAGCCGTTGCTGGCAGAACAGCGCAGACAGAACCCCGAGGCCTCGGATTGCACTCGGGTGGGTGTGTGTCTGTGTGTTGTGGTGGGGAGTGTATGAGGTTGGCAAGCATGTCCTGCTGAAGAGACTGTGATAGTAACAGAGTTTGCAGGCACTCTCGACCGCACTTCGTGCTCGTGGCAATGGAGTGATCTGGTCAAGATCTGTTCTTTCAGTAGGCTGTCACAATTATGGTCTCTGGACATGCAACATGCTAGGTGCTGTCTGGCCCAAGCTGTATCCTTCGTTCATCCCAACCGCGCTCGAACGCTCATCACAAAATCATACAAGCAGTATGGGGTATAATCCTCCAACGCCTCCCTAGAGAATTGTTGTAATTACAATCAAGTATAGACATGAAGAAGCAAGAAGTAGTCGTTTAGTGGGTCAAGTTCGAAAGGCTCATCTTGTCCTTTGGTGAATCATCAGGTGATGGCGCCGAGGGAATTGGCGTCGCCATGCGGGAATCGATGGTGATCGATGGCTTCTCGTGGGAGAATTGGTTGATGCCCGGCAGCTCCATCTTCGCAGGTGTTGAGGGAATCTGGGGCATTGGGTATGCTGAGTGGTGGCGCTGGACTTGTTGAGGCTGCTGCATATGGTACTGTTGTTGCATCTGGTGCTGTTGGTGCAATGGAGATGGCTGTCGTGGCTGTGACGGCAGGTATGCTGTCGGTGTTGGTAGGGACTGTGGCTGCGGCATGAAAGGCTCCTGGAGCATTGGCGTCTGTTTGCGCATCTCTTCGTAGCCGTGCATCGGCATTTGCATTGTAGTGAAGTCGGTGTCCTGGGCGAAGGCTCCTGGAACGCCCAATCGCAGCATGGGTGCCGATGACCGGCGTCGCTCATCACGGGCTCCTGCAAGAGGGGGCAACTCGATTGGAGAAGGTCCATGGTGTGGCGATCGGGCTGACATGGAGGAACCACAATCCGACATGAGGGACGGTGCTCCATCAGCAGACATCTGCGAGAATGCCGATGGCGAAGGCAATGGCGCCTCCATCATACGGCCGAAAGCAGCTACGTTGTGTGGCATCTGGATGTGTTGTGGGTGTCCGTGGCCCGGGTACATTGGGTGTGCAAAGTAATGCTGAGGTTGCATGAAGGACTGATGCTGAATTGACGGTGGTAGCTGTTGCTGGTGCTGGTTCTGGTGCTGGTGCTGCTGATGCATGGGTGGCGGCAGGTTTTGGATCTGGTGATGATGGCCCTGGACGTGGTGCTGGCGAACCTCGAACTCCGCGCGACGTGCTTGCTGGTTGCGTCTGCGTCGGTTCATGCCTCCATTCCACCAATTCTTCACGGCATTGTCGCTGCGGCCGCGGAGCCTGCGAGCGATCTCTGCCCACCGCTTGCCCATCTCGGCGACCATCTGCTCGATCATGATGCCTTCCTCCGGAGTAATGGGGTCATGGTTGAGGTTGGGCTTGAGGTTCTGGTGGAAGCGCTCTCGGCATTGTTTCGGCGAGCGCGTCTGGATGGATGTTGATATGCGGACCCAGTTGTGTGCTCCGTGGACTGAAACCAGGTGGATGAGGAGCTGGTCCTCTTGCTGCGACCACGGGCCACGCTTGTGCTGTGGCATGTTGGCGATATATGCTGCTGGCGTCTAAGTCTGAAGGATAGTGAAGCTGTGGGCCCCATGGGTCAGCGTTGTTTCAGCGACACGCGTGCTGTTTGATCGATCTGCTGGTGGTGATGCAGCGCACTGCGCAGCGTCGACGTTGGACTGACCTGTAGGGCAGCGCTGCAGTGACAGCCGTTGCGAGCGAGTGAGACGGTCTTGCAGCAGGTGGTGCTTGAGACGTTGCTGGTGCGAGGTAAGGGCCGAGAGAGGCAATATGTATATAACTGCCGCAGCTCTGGCGGGTCAGTGTCGTCGGCAGAATTGGGAGTAGTCGAATAGCAAGGTAATTAGAATTAGCTTTACATTGACTTTCGGGGAAACGAAAGCCAAAAGTCAACGAGCGTCACGGCGGCCAAGTGAAAGTGTAAACCGGTGGTGGTGCAGTTGAGAGAGGGGCCTCGCGTATTCTATACTTGAGGCGGCGCTACACGTTTGTGAGAGCGCCAGCGCTGTTGCAGCCAAAAGGGTGACTGTTGTTGGCGACGGTGTAGCAGATGCTGGCTGAGATTCAGATTGTCAACAGCAGAACGGCGGGCATAGTGACATCTATCTATCTACCACCGGTAGCAGCACACAAATGTCCCGAGCGACCGTCTGGTGACGTCGAGGGCCCGGGCCCCAAGAGCCAGGAGCCAGGTCCCAGTGTGCCAGTCTGCTGGACGTCGATTCGTACAGGGGGGCACTTGTGGGTCGCGCTGCTCCTTCGAACAGGGTCTTTCCATGCGGCTGCATGCTCGACACTGCTTGCAGGGCACTGCTTCGACCGACTGTGCTGAGAGCATCGCTTGCTAGGGTTCTCTTGGAGCTGCATCCACTGCGTGACGAGGCCAACAGGAATTTCTCCAATAGATCGCTGTCGCCAAGTCTCGTATGTCGATGATCGGCAGACAAAGATTGTTGTCGACATCGCATTGTTATTGTGCACAGCAAATCCATCAAGACGTTCAAGACTTCCAACGGAATCTTGCATCACTACCAGAGAGCGTGCCATGTCACACGCAGCTGCCATCCATGATCCACGCACAAAGAAGCCTTCCACAAATGGGCCTTGGGACTGCAGCCCATAACAAACCAGCTGGCGGTATAGCTCGGAGCCACACGACTCAACCGAAGGTCGACGTCCGGCGAACCCTGGGCCTCGTTCGAAGGCCTCGTTCAAATGTTTCACTCCCACAGGAGAGACGATGATCGCATTATGAAGGAGCATGGCTGCGGGATCTCGCCATGAACCTGCGGACCCCAAGTACATTTTTAGTGCCGTTTATGTACAGACGTTTGCTGCTTGATCTGTTTATTAGCCGTGTGGGTTCTCTCTCATTTCGGCTTCTGTTGATATACGAGCCATGAAGCTCGAAAACACATCTTGACAGCAGAAAGCCGCAGAATCTCCTCGGACCTGGAGAAATGGCATGGTATGCTCGATCTTTTGATCGAATAACGCAGTACCAGGTCTGCCTTCCGTGCCGTTTCCATGCTAATATGCTGCAATCTTTGAACCACGCCCACGAACGGAGTACTCACGCGTCTTGTTGTGACAACATGAGCGCTTGTGCTGTACGACCATCGACGTGCGAAAGGTCGAGAGTCGCACTTTGCGTGGGAACAATCGTATGACTCGCCCTGTCCAGCGGACTCCAGCAGAATGTCATGGTAACGACAGCAGGCCTCTGTGTGTGAAAAAGTGAAAAGCTCTCCATGATCGGACTCTGTGGATGTGGAGAAGGAATGCTTGTAACTTTATTTCAAATTCTGGTAAGAGCGGCGGCATCTAACCCAGACGGGCTGCCACATTGGTCTCTGTTCAGCCTAGCGACAGTCAGGGGCTTGTTCCCTGTCTACGACTGGTTGACGACTGCTGACTGTCTGTCCCGAGAGCAATGCTCGGTCCATGTAGGCGTTGGAGGCTCCCGAGTGGCAGCAACAGTAAGGTCTGGGCCATGCCATACAAGCGATCGCCGTGATGAATATCAACCGCTGAGCGTCGCGCCTTCGAGCGGCAGTCTTGCAAGTTGCAGCAGCAACACGCGGATGCCGGACCTCTGCATGCTGGGTGAGACATTGCCGAAGCATACTCCTGAAGAGTAAGTATGTCAACAACAACACTGCGTCCTCAGCCTGGCCGAGGCAGTGAAACGCCAGGCGACGTCAATTGCCTTCTCGCCTTGGCCAGGCTCGGGGTTCGACCGGTCGCAATCATGGACATCAGAGTGAAGTGTGGACGATGGGCGCACATCGACAGGCGGCAGATCGCCTGCAGGCGCAGCGTTGAAGCAGGTCCATCACTGCAGTCTGCAGACTGCAGGCCCTTGTCGCGCGCTATGCCATCCTGGGCCGAAACAAGCGAAAACCGTGCATCTGGTCGAGATGCACATGCACGATCTGGGGTCCGGAAAACGCAAAGCACCCACAGTGCCACATCTCCGGGCATCAGGAAATGATCGTAACCTTGCAGCCTCGGATTCAACTTGCTACACGGTAGGTAATGCGATCTTGTGCACGGCACCCAGCATGGGCATCTGGGCTGTTACAGTCGAGGAGTACAGAAAGTGCAACGCCTCATGATGCCTGTCGTCTGTGAGAGAAGCACATCCCAACGCTCGTACAGGAGAAGCGCGCGCGGCACGGACCTTGTCAGAGACCGGCTAGCGGCGACGCTAATCACTTGCGCCATATGCGTTTCTGGTAAAGATGCCTCTCTGACCCTGGTGAACTTTCGCCTGTGGACGACTTTGACAGCACCACTCCCTTGGCGTCGCCGCATTGCACATGGCGTAGGCAAAGTCGACGGCTCGCTTGCAGTACTGCAGCAGGTGGCTGCTGTGTCACACGACGAGAGCTGAGCACGAAACCTACGTCTTGGGGGACCAACGATCGTGCAGAGCGGGCTGTCAGGCCCGATCCATGGTGGCAGCACAAAACAGTCGAAATAGACGTGATGGGAGAACGACACGAAACACAGCACGCTATACGGACTACAGGCATCAAAAGAAGCTCTCACGTCACGTAGCGACGACAATAGAAGATGTACAGGCCCTCACGTTTCATCACCTTGCTCTGTACAGGCAACCCGACTTCGTAAAACCTCGGCTTCGTCCTGGACAAAATTCCGTCATAGCAAAAGGCTAAGAGCAATTAGGAAAACACGTTAATATACCGCTTCGCACAGCATCGCAGTCGTACAACTCCCTGCCAGGCGGCTGCAGCGATATTGTGTGCATTCGATCTACTCAGATCCCTGGCTCGAGGAATAGACACCCTCGTCAAGTAGGAAACAATTTGGAATGTGACCCCAGTTCGACGGATACCTCTCACATCTTGCTGCGGCTACGTGCAGCACACCCTGTGCCTGCAGCGACGTTTGCCCCCCTGGTCGACCTGTCGGCTCGCAGCCAGCCCGCAGTTGCAGTAGTGTAGCAGCTTGGCTATCGCGTAGTCTGCATAGTCCAAATTGCCATCATCTGGAGAATGGCGTAGCGGGATGCGCGTGCAAGCATCATGGGCATCTGAGAGTGCCGGCAAGGGTATGTGAGCCAGACTGGATGCAAGCTCTGGAACATCGTCATAGCATTAGATAGGATGCGAAGCATGGATGCTTTGCAAATACCAATGTCGAGAGTGTAAACGTCGAGCACGAAAAGGAAACAATCTATTTCTTCGGGCCTCTTTAACCATGATAACCCGGAGCTGCTCAAAGGACGATGCTCTGCGGACGATCTGTCCACATATGGGTATTGAAGCGTACGCTGTGTGCGTTGCCGACCAAGTCCAACCGCAAGCGACGACCGAATAGCACCGAACGCCTAGAGTGTGTCAATTCCCAACGCCTCCAACCATGCCTTATGCTCCTCCTCCGCGAGGAAGCTTGTCCAACCAAATATCGCCACCTTCACCCAGGACCCAACGCTTCCAAGATTCTTCGTAAGCATCCTCAAGATCCCTCACCCATCTCTTGGTATCAAACAATGCACTGCTCCAGCGAGCGTGGAAAAGCATCTTCCTCAACTCCTTCAATCGTCCTGTACCAACGCCATGACTACCACGAACATAAGAAAATGAGCTTCCCAACGCTATGGCTTTCTCTTCGTAATCTTCCTCGCTTGTTGCCACAAGTTCTTTCGCAGCACGAGCCCCTTCTTCACCCTTGGGTAGGGCTCCCTTCAATATACTAGCCGCCATGCGACTGCACATCTTGTACTCGTAGCGCGGCAAGGTCAGCAGTGGCGTGCCGCTCCAAAGGACATCCGCAGCTGTGGTATGAGCATTACACTCTGCCGTGTCCAGTACAAGATCGCAGACGCGAGCACGAGAAATATGCAGATGCTTCGGCGCAACATCTGTGAATATGACCCGCGATGCAACATCAGGTCCTCCCCACATCCGAGCCGTTGCGAGCAAATTCGACTCGCCGAGATCCGGAAATCGCAGCAGCCAGAGAATGGCATTTGGCACACGAGCCAGTATCCTGAGCCAGGTGCGGAAAGTGGTGGGCTCAATCTTGTATAGCTGGTTGAAGTTCCCGAAGATGATTGTATCATCCGAGATGTTGGGGAAGAGCTCCTTTCGCATCTGCCACCTCCGATGCTGTTCTTCTTCCCACGATATCTGCTTTTCGTGAGCATCTGGTGCACTCTGCTTGTGATCGCAGCAGAAGAAAGTGTCGCGACAGTAGATGATGTTCTCGCCATAGACCCAGCTCTCTTGACTCCCGCCACTGTTCTCGTCTACAAGCTGGTCTTCCAAGTCGACATTCCTACGCCACGGGCGGAGGGTGTCCACCGGAACAGCAGTCTTATCAGCGAGAAGATAGTCGCACCACTCAGCGCCCAGCGTACCAGCAAAGCCCATGAAAGACATTTGGATTGGAGCAGGCCGAGCTGCGAAGACTTCATTGCGGGCCCCGCGAGTGTAGCCGTTGAGGTTGACCAGTATGTGTATGCCATCTCGGACGATTTGGTTGACCAGCTTCTCCGCAGACCAAGAGCTCGCATCGTGAAAGACCGGCGCCTCCTTCTGAATCTGCTGCCGGTGAATGGAATTATCGCTCGCCGTTGTGGCATAGCAGTAAGCCTTGACTCGACCAGTGTCATGAAGACCAAACACAGACTGCATAAGGTGTGCCAGGGGGTGATTGTTGAAGTCAGACGACACATAACCAACCCGAAGATAAGGAGCGGGTGGCTTCGGTGGCTGGAAGACCTGTCTCGGAAGCCAAGGCGAGCGAAGAGTTGACAGAGATATTCGCAGACCATTCCGTTGGGAGATGAGTCTGATCTGCTTCGGCGACATAGGGCAGGTGAAGGTATGAAACGGTAAGACTGTGGGCGCCGTAGGTACCGAGAGCGCAGCTGGTAGTTGCGGCCTGTTGTAGCTGGATGGGGCCCGCTGCTTCCGACTGACATAAAGATCTCGATACCAGTGCCAGCCAATACGTCGTGTCGCACGTTCAATGAGCCGTGTCAGGCGAGCGCCTTCCCACTTCTTGCCAGACCACGATGTCAGTGCTTCGCGGAGAGATCGCTCCCGCTCTTTGATATCCTCGTGTCTGCCTTCCAGGATGACAATCTGTTGCAACAGTGCTTCAATCAAGCTTGGCGTCAGTGTACCGCAGCCCCAGTTCTCGCCATCAGCGAGCTGTTTCGACACGATATCGACCACCCTTTTGATCCAGCCTGAGCTCGATGCACCGGGTTTCCTGGCATCCAGCAGCATTCCATCTTGATCGACATGCCATCTGTCACGTTCTCCACCGTCCTCGGCAATACCGCCACGTGCGTGCCAGCTGCAGACGGAGTTGAGAGCATTGGCCAAGCCACAGACAGCTTCGGCAAAGTCTGGGCTCACGTTCACGGCTCGCTTGTAGTACAAGATGGCATCACTGATCCGGCCTTTGTCTTTGACAGCATTGGCGAGGTTGGCTAGGGCAATGTCGAACTTCCCATCGCATTTGACAGCGCGCTCATACATGGTGATCGCGGCATCGAGCTGCCCAATGTCTTTCAGCAAGCTTCCGAGGTTGGTGTATAGATGTGCGTGATGCTGATCAAGCTGTAGGCCATAGTTGTAGTACTGCAACGCAAGAGCAATTCCACTACCTGGCACGACTCCGGGTATGTCAGGCCTTGGAACTTTCGCACATGGTGCCGCTTGCTGCACGCTGGCCAGAAGTATACCAACATTATTAGCAGTAGAGGGACTGGGCTGCAGAGAAAGcgataggtagtagagtGCCAGGATATCGCGAACTCCATGGGCAAGTGGCGTGACACCAGCAGACCGGCTGACATTCGACATTCCATCCTGGAAAATTTTGGCGAGAGATAGGAGGGAATTGCTGGTGGTCGAGATGACCGCTTTTCGAGCCAGACTTTGTGGGTTTCCTGGAACGTACTTGAGGCCAGGAAGCTCTCCGCCTTGCGAGAAACATAACTTGGCAGTAGGCAGAGCCTGCTCCGGGCTCAACAACACGGGCTCAGCAGACTTTGATGGTGGCAGTTGCTGACCCGGTTGGTGAGACTGCATGCTCGTGGAGACAACGGCCAAGATGTGCCTGACGAGCCCTTGGATGCCATCAAACTTTCGGCCGGTAGCGATCATCACAGCGTCTTCGAAGGCGCGTGCTGCACCGCCATTGTCCCCAAGACCATAGAGCATATTGCCTTTCGCGTGAATAAGCGCAAGGATCCGTCCACTGTCACAGCCAGGCACAGCGAAT from Fulvia fulva chromosome 2, complete sequence harbors:
- a CDS encoding Putative aryl-alcohol dehydrogenase AAD14; its protein translation is MADMFEAAPAPKTELGRYRVLSSTAGVRVSPLQLGAMSIGEAWSSFMGSMNKENSFKLLDAFEEAGGNFIDTANNYQNEESEEWLGEWMEKKQNRDYMVIATKFTTNYVMGKVGKGKSVNQCGNHKKSLHVSLRDSLKKLRTEYLDILYVHWWDWTTSIEEMMDSLDAVVKSGKVLYLGISDTPAYIVSAANAYAKAHGKTQFSIYQGRWNIMIRDMEREVIPMARHWGMAIAPWDAIGGGKFQTKKQLEERKKNGEGLRSMFGSEQTEEQVKISEALEKVANEHGIESPTAIALAYVMSKAPNVFPIVGGRKVEHLQGNIKSLEIKLSQKQIDYLESIIPFEPGFPNNFIGEDPHITGQASGLLAAVAPMAWVQSGKPIGHE
- a CDS encoding Maintenance of telomere capping protein 6; this encodes MSYDPAPGSIAQQSDRYVSFLSQRDLSLRIPVNYVTHPGVVLSAACFGKGRYDHVAAAQCFSNLLAMGFRRVEVDVFWDSSRSLWSLCPVELGGPGVQLTTSASVAVTPLQTATQLGTELLSVSNRHLVRQDSTAVSSVPSSSGTSQSTASLSTTSTITAGPTSAATGIQAPVAAPTDESDDTLFQIGSYACTLETDLALLIRVLSAHLIATETDLNATTVALTLNLHAAASASDPEGPAQEPSEDDLPQDLSLLSSVLARNASAYLYTPDDLSSQRSNLNRSRGWFTFDESQQPDAAFFDVERDDGTRSTPNGWPSESYMELLSAKRLLVGFGTVDPQMLNYNFSGDASYIFARDNLEVEREVAASSAGNITSGCFFNPDESSLSNVNSSWAISSLGNSSTPTSDALNSILAQARNLTYCGISPILNGTLNNTTANEDFRPYAQFVQSTVWSWAPGQPLNASSTDDLRDYRCAALNSTSGYWQASDCGQSRYGACRRGNEPYSWRISDADAPYDRIDRACDDESTFDVPRTSLESTYLLSEWRKWQTDHDDDPGPLLWLDFNNLDISACWVIGQNSTCPYDKPHDTDTREVVVPVVGGIIVFVLAILTILVKGAGNRQQSKRRNRRGDNGWDYEGVPS
- a CDS encoding Myb-like DNA-binding protein myb-1, giving the protein MPQHKRGPWSQQEDQLLIHLVSVHGAHNWVRISTSIQTRSPKQCRERFHQNLKPNLNHDPITPEEGIMIEQMVAEMGKRWAEIARRLRGRSDNAVKNWWNGGMNRRRRNQQARRAEFEVRQHHVQGHHHQIQNLPPPMHQQHQHQNQHQQQLPPSIQHQSFMQPQHYFAHPMYPGHGHPQHIQMPHNVAAFGRMMEAPLPSPSAFSQMSADGAPSLMSDCGSSMSARSPHHGPSPIELPPLAGARDERRRSSAPMLRLGVPGAFAQDTDFTTMQMPMHGYEEMRKQTPMLQEPFMPQPQSLPTPTAYLPSQPRQPSPLHQQHQMQQQYHMQQPQQVQRHHSAYPMPQIPSTPAKMELPGINQFSHEKPSITIDSRMATPIPSAPSPDDSPKDKMSLSNLTH